GATGCCGCTGACGAGCCTGCCCGGTGGTGGCGATCTCCCCGAGATCGTCACCATCGGTGTGTCCGTGAGCGTCCCGGAGCCGTACGGCTCCGGGATCCAGGACGCGCGCGCGGGTCACGGCGACCCGCTCGCCCGGTCCATACCGACGCACGTCACCCTGTTGCCGCCGACCGAGGTGCCGGCCGTGAGGCTGCCCGAGATCGGCGAGCACCTGGCGGCGGTGGCCCGCTCGCACCGGCCGTTCCGGATGCTGCTGCAGGGCAGCGGTACCTTCCGCCCGGTCTCCCCGGTGGTCTTCGTCCGGGTCGAGGAGGGCGCGCACGAGTGCCGGCTGCTGGAGGCGGCGGTCCGCTCCGGGCCGCTGGCCCGGGAGCTGGCCTTCCCCTACCACCCGCACGTGACGGTGGCCCACGGCCTCTCCGAGGAGGTCCTGGACGAGGCCTACGAGAAGGCCAGGACCTTCCAGGCGGCGTTCCCGGTCACCGGCTTCGGCATCTCCCGCTTCGGCGCCGACGAGGTCTGGCGGCCCTGGCGGACGTACGGGTTCGGCACGGGCTGAGCGCCGGCGGCCCGCTCGGGCCGGCCCGCCGCCCCAAGGGGTTCCCGGTGCCCGGGGCAGCCGGGCACCGGGTCCCGGCCGGTCCGTCACCGGGCCGGCCGGGAGCTCAGCCGCCGCCGAGGGCGAGCATCCGGTCGACGACCCGGCCCGCGGCGCCGCCGTCCTCCAGCGCGCAGAAGCGCTCCCGGAAGCCCGCGTACCGCTCGTGGTGCGGCCCGACCGCCGCGGGCAGCGCGGCCAGC
The sequence above is a segment of the Kitasatospora sp. NBC_00240 genome. Coding sequences within it:
- a CDS encoding 2'-5' RNA ligase family protein, which codes for MPLTSLPGGGDLPEIVTIGVSVSVPEPYGSGIQDARAGHGDPLARSIPTHVTLLPPTEVPAVRLPEIGEHLAAVARSHRPFRMLLQGSGTFRPVSPVVFVRVEEGAHECRLLEAAVRSGPLARELAFPYHPHVTVAHGLSEEVLDEAYEKARTFQAAFPVTGFGISRFGADEVWRPWRTYGFGTG